Sequence from the Rutidosis leptorrhynchoides isolate AG116_Rl617_1_P2 chromosome 3, CSIRO_AGI_Rlap_v1, whole genome shotgun sequence genome:
ACACGAGTGGCCAAGCATGCGCGTCGTAGTAGATGAATCAAAAGCTCACAAGTCTTTCAACGATATGGATTTCAGGTGGATAGATTTTTGAATGTTCATCATGTAAAACCTGTATTCCTAAAACTTTATCATTTCATTTACTACATGCTTTGGCATACCATGTCAGTTTTAAAGATTTTTGGCGCCAGTGAATCTTGCCTGTACTAATAAATGTGAAATGCCTTTAGTACCATTGGTATAAAAACTTAATATTCACCATAACCATTTTTGATAACACACATTTCTTTGTAAAGCTTGAAACTAGTCTGTAAAAGTATAGTTTACTCTCAAAACTTGTGTATGCATTTTAGTTTACTATTGTTTGCTATCATTTCATAGTCGAACCTTGAGCATTGTCACGTGATACCTGAATAAATCAAAATTGGAAATTTTAACTTTGACTAAGATTTGATGTGGTCTAATTGAAACTGAATATGATTCCATGTGCTAACTGTTCTCTTTGTATTTGTTTAAGGTTTTCACATAATTTACCTAATCTTTGTACAAGTATATGAGAGCGTAGTGGGTAAATTTAATATCTATTATTTTGCGTTTCTTTGTAATAATCTTTTATGGTCAATACTATGATATGATCACCCCACTAAGTCTTTTTGTTCTCTATTATGTATTTGTAAAAtatctttttcattttttttttctgtcTTATTGATATTGTATTCTCAGCCTAGACTCGGAGTTCTTAGCTTCAACGTCCACTGACGGCTCCGCTAGGATTTGGAATGCGAATGATGGTGTTCCAGTGAACTCTTTGACTCGAAATTCAGTAAGATAAAATTATTGACAAACTCTGATAACGCCAAATTTCCTGTTAATTCTATCGTTATAATGCTTAGTTTTTCTCTTTTTTGTACATTGTAGGGGGAGAAAATTGAACTGTGTCGATTTTCCAAGGATGGAACAAAACCATTTTTGTTTTGCACTGTCCAAAaaggtatttttatatatattttcgtatgtggtaatatgatTAAGTTATTTTTCTGGAGTACGGAGTATAAATTTTTCTTTGTTTTTTTATATTCCTCTTGGGTAATTGGATATATTTGCAGACAATAAATCAACGACAGTTGTTTGGGATATCAGTACATGGAATAGAATTGGATTTAAAAGACTTCTTAAAAAGCCTGCGTGCGTAATGTCAATCAGCTTGGATGGGAAGTATCTAGCACAGTAAGTGTCTTGGTTCAACAGTTTATCGCTGTTGTTTCGTCTGTATATAAATATGCAGTCAGTGATCAAACAGATGTAACTTAATAAGGTTCTAAAAATtgtatttatgttttctcatcagCCAATAAATAACAGTGATTCTACCCTTGAGAAAAAGACTTGTAATTGTCTCTGCTTTCATCGACACACATAGTTGACCTGTTAATGAAAATAGTCAACTTTATTAATGATTTAGCACTCTCTTATTGAGATCACTATAACATATAAAAAAGTAGTAGATTATATTACCAAAGTTGCTAATCTCTAGTGAGCGAGGCTAGGTACTTCTGTCAACTAAACTCATACGAAACATATTAATGTTACAGGGGAAGTAAAGATGGTGATGTGTGTGTAGTGTCAGTGAAGAAGATGGAGGTGAGTCACTGGAGCAAGAGACTTCACTTGGGTTTTCCTGTCACCTTTCTCGATTTCTGTCCCAGTGAAAGGTATATGTTTTTTTTAACTACTATGTGTTGGCTAAGCCGTTTAGAATTTTACGCTGTAACACAAGTCCAGCTGTCCAGTGGTCCCGTTCCAATCGGTTCTGCGAGTGTTGTTATTTGGATATATCATTGTTTACTTGAGAAAGATCCTTGTTATGAACTCGCTTTCTTGTTTTAACTCGTGTCGGTGCACTTGTGCAGGGTTGTTTTATCTACTTCTAATGAATGGGGAGCTATGATAACCAAGCTAAATGTTCCTGCTGATTGGAaaggtctctctctctctctctctctctctctctctctctctctcacacggAGAGAGAGAGACACACAGAAATCCTCTCTATAACTAATGCAACTGTTTCATTTCTGGTACAGAATGGCAGTTGTACCTTTTGCTTATAGGGCTATTTTTGGCATCTGCAATCTTGGTCTACGTATTCTTTGAGAAGTCTGATACATTTTGGAACTTTCCACTTGGAAACGACCCGCCTGTAGTAAAACCCAACCTCGGTTCCTTTCTAGGAGACTCTCAATCTGATGACCAGAACATGTGGGGTCATGTTGATTTGTAAAATTGTGTTCACTGCGCGTTCCTTCTTTCTATAATTACTCAACTTTTAACTCGTAACTTCTCTACGTGTTTGTTCTCCTAAAAGGAATCCTATGTTTAAACACAAAACTTTGTTACTTTTGGTTATTCTCACTTGAAATGTGTAACACGAAATTACACCAAAGGCTGAACCCTATGATAGTTATGTTATCATGTTTGTAGGATTGTTATATATATTTCTATCTGATGATTTTACTTATCTTATTTTGTTGATCATGTTTTTTAAAGAACCTGATAGTAAATTGCGATATGGATATAGACTAGCTTAAAAAGATGAACTTTCACTGCATCAATACGGGTCAGAATAAAAACTGGTATTAGACAAATTCTTGTCAGGGAAAAAATATGTAACAATGTAAATACGTTGACCAAAAAATATGTAGATGGTTAAAAATGAAATTTGGGTGATTTTCAACATTTGACGCTTTCCATTTTTATAAGTAGTGCCTGTTAGCTTGACTGTGACCCTTATACTCCAGTAGTATAATTGTGATCTAATACTCCGTTGGGTGCTCGTGTTTGATCATGATGGAATATTTTTTCTATACAAGATATGGTCACTGTGTGGGTTTAGTTTTATAGCCAACTCGATTATTTGAACTTGAAATCCAAACACAAAATGGTAAATTGGACTCATAATAAACAACCAAAACACAGAAAAACCAACTAATCGAAAGAACACCTTCTCTGATAGACTATCAAAATGTCAGAGTACAGTAAAAGAACTACAGTAATTAAAGTGTCAGCATTATTATCTGGCAAACTTTTTGACAGCATGAGGTTCATACCATTGGAGGACCAAATCCAGCAGCGTTTCTTGCTACCTCGTTAAAGAAGTCTGGTGGTTACAGGCGTTCAAATGGTGGAACTTAATTCGTGCAACACCACATAATCTAGATGAAGTCTGTAACAGAAACGTGCATTATTAAAAACTGATATTGGCAAACAATTATGGCAAGCTATCAAATGGATATCCGGTTATTCAATATGGAAAATAGGAAAAAAGCCGTATGCGGGAAGGAACGTTCGTGTGCAACAAAATAGTAAATCACATTCAAtgtaaaagctttacttagatctCAAATCAATGAGAAAAAGTACTCTTGATTGGCAAACAAGGCTCCTCAACCCCTTCTAATTATAAGCTACCATTCCCAATTAGAGCTAGTTTTGCCAAATACGGAGTATACCATTTGTCATATTTGAATAACGTGTTTGAGGTATGAAAAGCAGTTATTATTGTTTTTATGCTACAACAACAAAATCTCTTTTCACACATCTTTTGCTATTTACAAATATCAGTGAATATGTTCTTATAACATTCAATCCTATCTAAGAATTAAGATATCTCAAGGTGAACTACTAAGTGCATTTAATCCCACCTGTTTCTTTTAACAATTTTAATTAACAGAAGCAGTTTACCAAAC
This genomic interval carries:
- the LOC139895958 gene encoding SEC12-like protein 1, whose product is MDGGITAEQGTVTCASWIRRPENAHLVALGKSKHGDLPASLQIFTFDRITNCLSSSPSVTYEFEEGCDPVSLAVHPSGDDIVCSTARGGCRLFQLYGQDINVKMVNKDLKPLQDVGPQKCLAFSPDGSRFAAGGVDGHLRIHEWPSMRVVVDESKAHKSFNDMDFSLDSEFLASTSTDGSARIWNANDGVPVNSLTRNSGEKIELCRFSKDGTKPFLFCTVQKDNKSTTVVWDISTWNRIGFKRLLKKPACVMSISLDGKYLAQGSKDGDVCVVSVKKMEVSHWSKRLHLGFPVTFLDFCPSERVVLSTSNEWGAMITKLNVPADWKEWQLYLLLIGLFLASAILVYVFFEKSDTFWNFPLGNDPPVVKPNLGSFLGDSQSDDQNMWGHVDL